In Vanrija pseudolonga chromosome 4, complete sequence, a single window of DNA contains:
- the POX9 gene encoding Peroxisomal catalase — protein MAPKAAPKPKSYEEDRDATGQSSIYTASNGAPAPHPYAAQRAGQNGGLLLQDFHLIDLLAHFDRERIPERVVHAKGSGAHGIWEATEGLEDLSVAALFKKGATCPVTARFSTVGGESGSSDNARDPRGFAIKFRTPEGNFDFVGNNTPVFFLRDPAKFPHFIHTQKRHPATHLGGGDDATSFWDYLSQNPESVHQVMILMSDRGIPDGFRHMHGYYGHTIKLINKDGSWVYAQLHAISNQGIKTFTNEEAATKSPDYGQKDLYYAIENGDFPSWTIKVQTMTPEQAVDAWKNKGINVHDLTHIWPHSEYPLRTVGKFTLNTNAKNYFAEVEQAAFSPSHVVPGIEPSADPVLQSRLFSYPDTHRHRLGTNYHQLPVNQHLVENAANFQRDGPHALYNQGGRVGYLASHDPVQFAPPKQDIDKVHAPFVATAVSFLSTIRPEDFNAPRNLWNKVFSEGERERWIKTVSGHMSTVQDKEIIRRQIAIFRQVDNDIGTRLEKATGVKGYDGIKGMKFNGAHNGISATVIPANGAPRAGGVGENGAPQTRPKL, from the exons ATGGCTCCAAAGGCtgcccccaagcccaagtcTTACGAGGAGGACCGTGATGCCACTGGCCAGTCCTCCATCTACACCGCTAGCAAcggtgcccccgccccccacccGTACGCCGCTCAGCGTGCCGGCCAGAACGGCGGTCTCCTCCTCCAGGACTTCCACCTgatcgacctcctcgcccacttTGACCGTGAGCGCATCCCCGAGCGTGTCGTCCACGCCAAGGGCTCTGGCGCCCACGGCATCTGGGAGGCCaccgagggcctcgaggacctctCGGTCGCCGCTCTCTTCAAGAAGGGCGCTACCTGCCCCGTCACTGCCCGCTTCTCGACCGTCGGTGGAGAGTCTGGCTCGAGCGACAACGCCCGTGACCCCCGTGGCTTTGCCATCAAGTTCCGCACCCCCGAGGGCAACTTCGACTTTGTCGGCAACAACACGcccgtcttcttcctccgcgaccccgccaagTTCCCTCACTTCATCCACACTCAGAAGCGTCACCCGGCtacccacctcggcggcggcgacgatgctACCTCGTTCTGGGACTACCTGAGCCAGAACCCCGAGTCTGTCCACCAGGTCATG ATCCTCATGTCTGACCGCGGTATCCCTGACGGCTTCCGCCACATGCACGGTTACTACGGCCACACCATCAAGCTCATCAACAAGGACGGCAGCTGGGTCTACGCTCAGCTTCACGCCATCTCGAACCAGGGCATCAAGACCTTCACCAACGAGGAGGCTGCCACCAAGTCGCCCGACTATGGCCAGAAGGACCTCTACTACGCCATCGAGAACGGCGACTTCCCCTCGTGGACTATCAAGGTCCAGACCATGACCCCCGagcaggccgtcgacgcctgGAAGAACAAGGGCATCAACGTTCACGACCTCACCCACATCTGGCCCCACTCCGAGTACCCTCTCCGCACTGTCGGCAAGTTCACGCTCAACACCAACGCCAAGAACTActtcgccgaggtcgagcaggctgCCTTCTCGCCTTCGCACGTCGTTCCCGGTATCGAGCCCAGCGCCGACCCCGTCCTCCAGTCGCGTCTCTTCTCGTACCCCGacacccaccgccaccgtCTTGGCACCAACTACCACCAGCTTCCCGTCAACCAGCACCTTGTCGAGAACGCTGCCAACTTCCAGCGCGACGGCCCCCACGCCCTCTACAACCAGGGCGGCCGTGTCGGCTACCTTGCCTCGCACGACCCTGTCCAGTTTGCTCCCCCCAAGCAGGACATTGACAAGGTCCACGCGCCCTTCGTCGCTACTGCCGTTTCGTTCCTCTCGACCATCCGTCCGGAGGACTTCAACGCTCCCCGCAACCTCTGGAACAAGGTCTTctcggagggcgagcgcgagcgctggATCAAGACCGTCTCGGGCCACATGTCGACTGTCCAGGACAAGGAGATTATTCGTCGCCAGATTGCCATCTTCCGCCAGGTCGACAACGACATTGGCACCCGCCTCGAGAAGGCCACCGGTGTCAAGGGCTACGATGGCATCAAGGGCATGAAGTTCAACGGTGCCCACAACGGCATCAGCGCTACTGTTATCCCTGCCaacggcgctcctcgcgccggtggtgtcggcgagAACGGTGCCCCCCAGACTCGCCCCAAGCTGTAA
- the crn1 gene encoding Coronin-like protein crn1, with protein sequence MSRFVRPSKYRHVFGNRSKVNYENAKISGSAWDTDLVTASGKYIAVNWQVSGGGAFAVLPSFSPFTPPPQDGFPTKLPDILPLARGHTAPVLDTAWSPFDDNFVVSGGEDGKIFLWNIEDSIFEGWGDDGWAPSDIAPVGKLNAGGRKVGQVIFHPAAESLLTSASGDHLVRVWDIKSNQDAPIIQLTGHGDSIQSIAWNAVGTTLATTCRDRKLRLFDPRAGTEAVRVTDGHGGIKGSRVVWLGDRDRIATTGFSRMSDRQLSLWDTTGLTNLETISLDSSAGIIIPFFAEGNDVLFLSGKGDGNIRYYEFEGDQFHFLNEYKTSEPQRGIGFIPRRSLEVNQNEIARAYKLANNGVEPLSFIVPRKAEAFQADIFPPANSIEPALTAAEWLSGKTARPKVVDLETQATSVNNTPIRAAASKAATPAAAPSPSPSPAPKEEPKAAPKAEPETPKEPTPAPTPPKAATPPPAAVSRASEPPKEEAKSLEIAQPDDSEDDEPKVAAAATVAAVAGAGAGAVAASSVAKCK encoded by the exons ATGTCCCGATTCGTGCGCCCG TCCAAATACCGCCACGTCTTCGGCAACCGCTCCAAGGTCAACTACGAGAACGCCAAGATCAGCGGCAGCGCATGGGACACTGATCTCGTCACTGCCAGCGGC AAATACATCGCCGTCAACTGGCAGGTctcgggtggtggt GCCTTTGCTGTCCTCCCATCCTTCTCGCCCTTCACGCCCCCTCCGCAGGACGGCTTCCCGACCAAGCTCCCGGACATCCTTCCCCTTGCGCGTGGGCACACTGCGCCGGT CCTCGACACCGCCTGGTCGCCATTCGACGACAACTTTGTCGTTTCCGGCGGAGAGGATGGCAAGA TCTTCCTGTGGAACATCGAGGACTCGATCTTCGAGGGCTGGGGAGACGACGGCTGGGCGCCGTCCGACATTGCGCCGGTCGGCAAGCTGAACGCTGGCGGCCGCAAGGTCGGCCAGGTCATCTTCCACCCCGCCGCGGAGAGCCTCCtcacgtcggcgtcgggcgaccacctcgtccgcgtcTGGGACATTAAGAGCAACCAGGACGCGCCCATCATCCAGCTCACCGGCCACGGCGACTCGATCCAGAGCATCGCGTGGAACGCCGTCGgcaccaccctcgccacgACCTGCCGTGACCGCAAGCTCCGCCTCTTCGACCCCCGTGCCGGCACCGAGGCTGTCCGTGTCAccgacggccacggcggtATCAAGGGCTCGCGTGTGGTTTGGCTCGGTGACCGTGACCGCATCGCCACGACTGGA TTCAGCAGAATGTCGGACCGCCAGCTCAGCCTCTGGGACACGACTGGTCTCACCAACCTCGAGACCATTAGCCTCGACTCGAGCGC CGGCATCATCATTCCATTCTTCGCCGAGGGCAACGATGTGCTCTTCCTTTCAGGCAAGGG AGACGGCAACATCCGCTACTACGAGTTTGAGGGCGACCAGTTCCACTTCCTCAACGAGTACAAGACTTCCGAGCCTC AGCGTGGCATCGGATTCATCCCCCGTCGCTCCCTCGAGGTCAACCAGAACGAGATTGCTCGCGCGTACAAGCTCGCCAACAACGGTGTCGAGCCCCTCAGCTTCATTGTTCcccgcaaggccgaggcatTCCAGGCTGA CATCTTCCCTCCTGCCAACTCGATCGAGCCCGCTCTTACTGCCGCCGAGTGGCTGTCAGGCAAGACTGCTCGCcccaaggtcgtcgacctcgagacgcAGGCCACGTCGGTGAACAACACGCCCATCCGTGCTGCCGCTTCCAAGGCTGCCacgcctgccgctgctccctctccctcgcctTCCCCTGCCCCGAAGGAGGAGCCCAAGGCCGCTcccaaggccgagcccgagacgCCCAAGGAGCCCACGCCTGCGCCTACTCCTCCCAAGGCGGCTACTCCCCCTCCTGCTGCCGTGTCTCGTGCATCGGAGCCccccaaggaggaggccaagagCCTCGAGATTGCGCAgcccgacgacagcgaggacgacgagcccaaggtggctgctgcggctaCGGTTGCGGCTgttgctggcgctggcgccggcgccgtcgctgcctcCTCCGTTGCCAAGTG CAAGTAA
- the AMO1 gene encoding Nucleoporin AMO1 — protein sequence MSQQTCRDWVSTGHCRFGNNCRFYHPPRNQQGGQQSGRGFSSSNATPLGNRMGAAASKYQFNDETVRLELGPERPQWTLSSFGAAKYEPNVLLGPDVSFEELRWKSVQALKNGTGAQYTQEETQLVGQATTTLDNALRNLSQTVRTAEKLHDARYPTGDVGNDRPPEFSEAAVLAQGSASGGASGSGSAFGQSTFGSGGGGGAFGKPATSGGAFGQSGFGQTAKPSAFGGSATTPAAGSAFGSSAFGQKPAAGAFGSSAFGQKPATVGSAFGSSAFGQSSTAASGGAFGQNATSSGGAFGQNATAGGSAFGQNASAGGSAFGTSSFGAKPAGGAFGSTPATSSGSAFGQSAFGQTPPASGSAFGQSSFGKPAASGSAFGSSAFGQPAGDNKPSAFGQPATGSAFGSTPAAATTTPAAGSAFGQSAFGQPAAGAGGSAFGTSAFGKPAASGSAFGAFSGQGSTTSAPTSAFGSTPPAGQSAFGTPSAPAATSAFGTTSAPTSAFGTTSTPGASAFGTTNNAAAPSAFGTTTAATTSAFGTTSTPSTGAFGSTPATTSAFGTTSNPVSAFGTKPATTTSAFGTSSTSTNPFGGASTPAAPSNPFGTKPSAAAGSAFGATGAFGATPTGQSAFSGNAFGSSSSRGFGQPAAPNFGPDVSVPDGWSYDDPWSWTLPTAEGNAEGDKLTDEVVAAFKSDVFQFDNVPLLPPPTALRA from the exons ATGTCACAACAAACATGTCGAGACTGGGTCTCAACTGG CCACTGCCGCTTTGGTAACAACTGCAGGTTTTACCACCCCCCTC GAAACCAACAAGGCGGACAGCAGTCCGGCCGCGGATTCTCCTCATCCAATGCCACCCCTCTAGGCAACCGCATGGGAGCCGCTGCGTCAAAATACCAGTTCAA CGATGAGACTGTTCGACTCGAGCTTGGTCCAGAGCGCCCGCAGTGGACCCTCTCTTCATTCGGAGCAGCAAAATACGAGCCCAACGTCCTCCTTGGTCCCGACGTGTCGTTTGAGGAGCTGCGCTGGAAGAGTGTCCAGGCGTTGAAGAACGGCACGGGGGCGCAGTACACCCAGGAGGAGacgcagctcgtcggccaggCAACGACAACACTCGACAATGCCCTTAGGAACCTCTCTCAGACGGTGCGCACTGCCGAGAAGCTCCACGACGCGCGATACCCGACCGGTGATGTGGGCAACGACCGTCCTCCCGAGTTCAGCGAGGCCGCAGTGCTCGCGCAGGGTTCGGCGTCgggcggagcgagcggatCGGGGTCTGCCTTTGGGCAGTCGACTttcggctctggcggcggtggcggcgcgttTGGCAAGCCTGCCACATCGGGCGGTGCGTTTGGCCAGAGCGGCTTTGGGCAGACGGCCAAGCCCTCCGCCTTTGGCGGCTCTGCGACGACACCAGCGGCAGGAAGCGCTTTTGGCTCGAGTGCGTTTGGGCAGAAgcccgccgcgggcgcgTTTGGCTCCAGTGCGTTCGGGCAGAAGCCGGCTACCGTTGGGAGCGCGTTCGGATCCAGCGCGTTTGGACAGAGTAGCACGGCAGCTAGCGGCGGCGCCTTCGGACAGAATGCCACCTCGAGCGGCGGTGCGTTTGGCCAGAATGCCACTGCTGGAGGGAGCGCGTTCGGCCAGAATGCAAGTGCTGGCGGAAGCGCGTTCGGCACCAGTTCGTTCGGTGCCAAGCCTGCAGGCGGAGCGTTCGGCTCGACGCCTGCGACGTCAAGCGGATCAGCCTTTGGGCAGTCTGCCTTTGGCCAGACCCCGCCGGCGTCCGGGTCCGCATTTGGCCAGTCGAGCTTTGGCAagcccgcggcgtcgggctccGCGttcggctcgtcggcctttGGCCAGCCAGCTGGTGACAACAAGCCGTCTGCGTTCGGCCAGCCtgcgacgggctcggcgtttgggtcgacgccggcggcagcgacgacgacgccggcagctGGATCCGCGTTTGGGCAGTCTGCGTTCGGCCAGCCTGCTGCGGGagcgggcggcagcgcgtTCGGCACGAGTGCCTTCGGCAAGCCTGCGGCCAGCGGGTCCGCGTTCGGCGCGTTCTCTGGCCAGGGTtccacgacgtcggcgccgacgagcgcgttcggctcgacgccgcccgcgggCCAGAGTGCATTCGGCACACCGAGCGCTCCCGCCGCGACCAGTGCTTTCGGAACGACCAGTGCTCCCACCAGTGCGTTCGGAACGACCAGCACCCCTGGGGCCAGCGCATTCGGCACGACCAACAACGCTGCGGCTCCCAGCGCGTTTGGCACCACGacagccgccaccaccagcgcctTCGGCACGACCAGCACCCCATCCACTGGCGCCTTTGGCAGCACCCCGGCTACCACCAGCGCGTTCGGTACCACCAGCAACCCCGTCAGCGCGTTCGGCACCAAGCCCGCCACTACCACAAGTGCCTTTGGCACCTCCAGCACCTCCACCAACCCATTTGGAGGAGCATCGACACCTGCTGCCCCGTCCAATCCATTCGGCACCAAGCCttccgctgccgccggctcggccttTGGTGCTACCGGCGCCTTTGGTGCGACCCCTACTGGCCAGTCAGCGTTTAGCGGTAACGCATTTGGCTCGTCTTCATCTCGCGGCTTcggccagccggcggccCCCAACTTTGGCCCCGATGTCTCCGTCCCCGATGGGTGGTCGTATGACGACCCCTGGAGCTggacgctgccgacggcAGAGGGCAATGCAGAGGGTGACAAGCTCActgacgaggtcgtcgcggccttCAAATCGGACGTGTTCCAGTTCGACAACGTGCCCCTCCTGCCACCACCGACCGCGCTCCGCGCATAG
- the HDAC1_1 gene encoding Histone deacetylase 1, whose amino-acid sequence MSTMLTDQNKVQPMDVTDLSDPNRSSRRVAYYYDHDVGNYHFFLGHPMKPHRIRMTHNLVSNYGLCDEVEEDAPEAGGEGSRALNDIASGMDAEMKDAVQWEKRIAHGPRGKHMQVFRPRRANKTDMTRFHTDEYIDLLEAVTPETAEAMTGGGIRCLTGEDCPAFEGVFEFCTISAGGSLGAAEKLNSGSADIAVNWAGGLHHAKKSEASGFCYVNDIVLGILELLRIHPRVLYIDVDVHHGDGVEEAFYTTDRVMTASFHRFGEFFPGTGDVRDTGIKRGKGYAVNVPLRDGITDATYHTIFKPVIKEIIDRFQPGAIVLQMGADSLSGDKLGGFNMTLNGHSECASFVRSFNIPVLMVGGGGYTIKNVAKAWTKETAIMCGVDLPEDLPYNRYMEYFGPRYKLEVLPTNVDDHNPPEYVEALRKAIFENLKQIPHAPGVQMREVPGKPLSRALGISKDDDDDPDNELDNRIKKLFRARQNGMDVDSESESDSDTAAFARPNRARRQGGLSLRPNPRPRVNGFPSSKRQPSSSPDEDDENHRRKRSFFASRAGDGVWDPTVLLNGGQPPAEKLINGAKPKLFGGIPETWNVGRTSRAGSPMSVI is encoded by the exons ATGTCGACCATGCTCACCGACCAGAACAAGGTCCAGCCCATGGATGTCACCGACCTGAGCGACCCTAACAGATCCAGCCGAAGAGTGGCATA CTACTATGACC ACGATGTTGGAAACTACCATTTCTTCCTGGGACACCCAATGAAACCCCACCGCATCCGCATGACGCACAACCTCGTGTCCAACTATGGCCTCTgtgacgaggtcgaggaagacgcTCCAGAGGCGGGTGGCGAAGGCTCAAGGGCCCTCAACGACATTGCGTCCGGAATGGATGCGGAGATGAAGGATGCGGTCCAGTGGGAGAAGCGCATTGCTCATGGACCAAGGGGCAAGCACATGCAGGTCTTC CGTCCGCGTCGGGCCAACAAGACAGACATGACGCGCTTCCACACGGACGAGTACATTGATCTGCTGGAGGCTGTCACAcccgagacggccgaggccaTGACCGGTGGCGGAATCAGAT GTCTTACTGGCGAGGATTGCCCGGCCTTCGAGGGTGTCTTCGAGTTCTGCACGATCTCTGCGGGCGGCTCCCTCGGGGCTGCGGAGAAGCTCAACTCTGGCAGTGCAGACATTGCAGTGAACTGGGCTGGAGGCCTTCACCACGCCAAGAAGTCCGAGGCCAGTGGTTTCTGCTACGTCAATGACAT TGTTCTCGGCATTCTGGAGCTCCTGCGCATCCACCCTCGTGTGCTGTACATTGATGTCGATGTCCACCATGGCGACGGTGTTGAGGAGGCATTCTACACGACGGACCGCGTCATGACCGCCTCCTTCCACCGCTTCGGTGAATTCTTCCCCGGAACGGGTGATGTCCGC GACACGGGCATCAAGCGCGGCAAGGGGTACGCTGTGAATGTGCCTCTGCGTGACGGCATCACAGATGCGACCTACCACACCATCTTCAAGCCGGTTATCAAAGAAATTATCGACCGCTTCCAGCCTGGAGCCATTGTCCTTCAGATGGGAGCCGATTCGCTCTCCGGCGACAAGCTCGGTGGTTTCAACATGACTCTGAATG GTCACTCAGAGTGTGCGAGCTTTGTGAGGAGCTTCAACATCCCCGTCTTGatggtgggcggtggtggctacACAAT TAAGAACGTCGCCAAAGCGTGGACCAAGGAGACCGCCATCATGTGCGGCGTTGATCTTCCAGAGGACCTGCCTTACAACCGATA CATGGAGTACTTTGGCCCACGTTACAAGTTGGAGGTGCTCCCGACCAACGTGGACGACCACAACCCACCAGAATACGTCGAGGCTTTGAGGAAGGCCATTTTCGAGAACCTCAAGCAGATCCCTCACGCCCCAGGAGTGCAGATGCGCGAGGTTCCCGGCAAGCCGCTCTCTCGAGCTCTGGGCATCAGcaaggatgacgacgatgacccGGACAATGAGCTTGATAATCGTATCAAGA AGCTCTTCCGCGCGCGTCAGAACGGCATGGATGTCGACTCGGAGTCCGAGTCTGACTCGGACACGGCTGCCTTTGCCCGCCCCAACCGTGCACGCCGCCAAGGTGGTCTGTCGCTTCGGCCCAACCCTCGCCCGCGTGTCAACGGCTTCCCTTCGTCCAAGCGCCAGCCTTCATCATCTccggacgaggacgacgagaaccACCGAAGAAAGCGTTCCTTCTTCGCGTCGCGTGCGGGTGACGGTGTCTGGGATCCTACTGTCCTTCTCAACGGGGGCCAGCCACCGGCTGAGAAGCTGATCAACGGTGCCAAGCCCAAGCTGTTTGGAGGTATTCCTGAGACTTGGAATGTTGGCCGCACGAGCCGCGCTGGTAGCCCCATGAGCGTTATCTAG
- the clpX gene encoding ATP-dependent Clp protease ATP-binding subunit ClpX: protein MIRLRPTASTMTHARLASRLIPHLRHVRHSSTLPTRSPRDLYNHLSQYVIGQEAAKKVLSVAVFNHYRRIAPLLAGRNEPESPRSSEREDAPKNDVVDWDQPPNFEADFETSNPVRDSTRVTGAEDGSDPTLTHEALSREEKWARGDGYFSSRRPSLLGKLGRRGESDAPATRTKGSRSSPERESPSRKKKDEEDKREARRIENEARARRQAELEEAINPKTLEDDIVVEKSNVLVVGPTGTGKTLMAKTLARALDVPFVSCDATTYTQAGYVGEDVESCILRLLQAADYDVSRAEVGIVHIDEVDKLARRGGNEFGTWGGGRDVGGEGVQQALLRILEGTTVTLSAKAPPISSGQNQAGSPPSTTAPPAAGSVSPGTKPEASTWEWDPNNPMGRTFGNAPGKKGVREGLPGYPGSGGGANKGDTFVVDTSNILFILSGAFVGLDAIISKRLGKGSIGFGAPLAAPTVRDTLKASTTDLKDYGLIPEFLGRLPVLSVLHPLANADLIRILTEPRNALIKQYKALFRAYGSELHFTHRALEAIAQEGLDRGGGARGLRGVLEEILVDAMFEVPGSGVRHCLVTAATVGRRQPAQYFSRGQRHLLEDAMDAENEKKTGRVPRADEYVEEEKLRAFG from the exons ATGATCCGTCTACGTCCCACAGCATCAACCATGACACACGCAAGACTCGCCTCTCGTCTCATACCCCATCTCCGACACGTCCGGCACAGCTCCACATTGCCTACGAGGTCCCCCAGGGAT CTATACAACCACCTGTCTCAATATGTAATCGGTCAAGAAGCTGCCAAGAAGGTCCTGTCCGTCGC CGTGTTCAACCACTATCGCCGTATTGCACCCCTGCTAGCAGGTCGGAACGAGCCCGAGTCTCCACGCTCATCCGAACGGGAGGATGCCCCAAAGAATGACGTTGTGGACTGGGATCAGCCACCAAACTTCGAGGCGGACTTTGAAACCAGCAACCCAGTACGCGACTCGACGCGCGTAAcaggcgccgaggacggctcAGATCCAACCCTTACGCACGAAGCCTTGTCGCGCGAGGAAAAGTGGG CCCGCGGAGACGGGTACTTCTCTTCACGACGTCCGTCGCTGCTTGGCAAGCtagggcgacgaggcgagtctgacgccccagccacTCGCACAAAGGGGTCTCGGTCGTCTCCAGAGCGTGAATCGCCATCTcggaagaagaaggacgaggaggataAGCGTGAGGCGCGTCGGATAGAAAACgaggctcgggctcggcgccaggcagagctcgaggaggccatTAATCCCAAGACCCTTGAAGACGATATTGTCGTTGAGAAGAGCAATGTTCTCGTGGT TGGCCCAACCGGCACCGGGAAGACACTGATGGCCAAGACCCTTGCCCGCGCCTTGGACGTGCCGTTTGT CTCCTGCGACGCGACAACGTACACCCAAGCAGGAT ACGTTGGAGAAGATGTCGAGAGCTGTATCCTGCGTCTCCTGCAAGCCGCCGACTACGACGTGTCGCGTGCGGA GGTCGGCATCGTTCACATTGATGAGGTAGACAAGCTCGCACGACGTGGCGGTAACGAGTTCGGAAcatggggtggtgggcgtgATGTCGGCGGCGAAGGAGTGCAGCAAGCCCTCCTGCGTATCCTCGAAGGAACGACTGTGACTCTGTCCGCCAAGGCGCCCCCGATTTCTTCAGGACAGAATCAGGCGGGGTCCCCTCCCAGCACTACTGCTCCCCCTGCAGCGGGCAGCGTTTCGCCTGGCACCAAGCCCGAGGCAAGCACTTGGGAATGGGATCCGAACAACCCGATGGGGCGAACCTTTGGCAACGCCCCGGGAAAGAAGGGCGTTCGGGAAGGCCTCCCAGGCTACCCTGGCTCAGGCGGCGGTGCCAACAAGGGTGACACCTTTGTGGTGGACACGAGCAACATCCTCTTCATCCTCTCCGGCGCGTTTGTGGGCTTGGACGCCATCATCTCCAAGCGTTTGGGCAAGGGC TCGATCGGGTTTGGCGCTCCGCTAGCTGCCCCCACTGTCAGGGACACTCTAAAGGCATCGACGACGGACTTGAAAGATTACGGCTTGATCCCAGAGTTCCTCGGCCGATTGCCCGTGCTTTCAGTGCTCCATCCGCTCGCCAATGCGGATCTCATTCGCATTCTGACCGAGCCCCGAAACGCCTTGATCAAGCAATACAAGGCTCTGTTCAGGGCCTACGGATCAGAGCTACACTTTACTCACCGCGCCCTCGAAGCCATTGCGCAGGAAGGCCTGGATCGGGGtggcggtgcgcgaggccTTCGTGGTGTGCTTGAAGAGATCCTCGTTGACGCCATGTTCGAGGTGCCAGGATCG GGTGTGCGCCACTGCCTTGTGACAGCAGCGACAGTAGGCCGGCGCCAACCAGCTCAATACTTCTCGCGAGGACAGCGGCATCTTCTTGAGGATGCCATGGACGCCGAGAATGAGAAGAAGACGGGGCGCGTGCCACGTGCCGATGAgtacgtcgaggaggagaagtTGCGGGCGTTTGGATAG
- the lsm14b gene encoding Protein LSM14 B, which produces MDYSQYKGRPFQVISKLKVRYTGIFQDIDQESQTICLSEVYNHGTEDRETARVLPRSSASLGWVRFHTNSIDSLALVENYIPPQSDEHPVDPILASVSKSGPSQSSRSGPSGAGLPPKPAGANSANAALDRVQKSLNDLSVDGGNRRRRPQAPAVPDTEFDFSKGNERFQQERQALKAANSDLAATKSKVPETVEVGELDEDTDVHPSVVAKEEEPVAAPKPQAKTASYKKADFFDNISADSSRVSRADERHRNYDTFGEAGGPGQQGGSGGQRYGGGGQRGGQRGGRGRGGGQRGGRGGFGHSQQGFVHTQ; this is translated from the exons ATGGACTACAGCCAGTACAAGGG CCGGCCCTTCCAGGTCATCTCCAAGCTCAAGGTCCGCTACACCGGTATCTTCCAGGACATCGACCAGGAGTCTCAAACGATCTGCCTGTCTGAGG TGTACAACCACGGAACAGAGGACCGCGAGACTGCTCGAGTCCTCCCAAGATCCTCGGCCTCCCTTGGTTGGGTTCGCTTCCA CACCAACTCGATCGACTCGCTGGCGCTGGTTGAGAACTACATCCCCCCTCAGAGTGACGAGCACCCTGTGGACCCCATCCTTGCCTCTGTC AGCAAGAGCGGACCATCCCAGTCGTCTCGATCGGGCCCATCTGGAGCTGGTCTGCCGCCCAAGCCTGCTGGCGCGAACTCTGCAAACGCTGCCCTTGACCGCGTCCAGAAGTCGTTGAACGATCTCTCTGTTGACGGCGGCAACAGGCGAAGGCGCCCTCAGGCTCCCGCTGTTCCTGACACCGAGTTCGACTTCTCCAAGGGAAACGAGCGGTTCCAGCAGGAACGGCAGGCTCTGAAGGCGGCCAACTCGGACCTCGCGGCTACAAAGTCCAAGGTTCCCGAAActgtcgaggtcggcgagctcgacgaggacaccgaCGTCCACCCCAGTGTGGTGGCCAAGGAAGAGGAGCCGGTGGCGGCACCGAAGCCCCAGGCCAAGACGGCATCGTACAAGAAGGCCGACTTCTTTGACAACATcagcgccgactcgtcgcgcgtcagccgcgccgacgagagGCATCGCAACTATGACACGTTTGGCGAGGCTGGTGGACCCGGCCAGCAgggaggcagcggcggccagcggtacggcggtggtggtcagcGCGGCGGTCAGCGTGgaggccgtggccgtggaggaggccagcgcggtgggcggggcgggttCGGTCACAGCCAGCAGGGCTTTGTGCACACGCAGTAG